In Rhodamnia argentea isolate NSW1041297 chromosome 1, ASM2092103v1, whole genome shotgun sequence, the genomic window CATGCCTATCTGCACGGTAATGTACAAAATCGCGAGGTTTGATATGAGACGAGCTAAAGTGAGGTCGTAGCTTACACAATTGGGTAACGTCTTTCTTCCCTTGAAATATTCGAAGAGATTTGGAGTTGGGGCTTCCCTTCCGTGTGGTTCGTTTCCTTCGTCGACGATCTGATTGGCAATCAGAAGCGCGCGCCTCGTTGCTATCTGCCGATTGACGAGAGAGTTCGATCGCACCATACCGTCAATGTACAGCGTTCGATGCGAATAGCTATGTACGGCGGCGGGTGGGGGCGCGTGGTGCAGGGGTAGCGCGTGGGGGGTGCTCTCCCATTTTCCTTGGGAGGCAGGCAAAGTGAcagagggagaggaaaaaggTGATTACTAGGAGTAGGACTGGGACTGGGTGAATTtccatttttatatattaaaaatgtttatgtaatttttttttttggcaaaaatgaGGAGAATAAGGTCACAAAGGCAGGGCGCCTCGTGATCGGAGAAGAGAGGGGGGAGGGTTTAAGTGCAGATAGATCCGTGGAAGACTGTTCCTCCTTCCCCCTCCCAGCATTCACGTGGCCCCTCTTTTGACTACCGCTCTGACCAGAACCCCACCCATtcccatcccccaccctcgcctTGTACCCTGTGCCCCTTGTTCTCTCTAGACGCGCCGCCCCCGACGGCCGATCGGATGCGATTCCGATCGCGACGGGGACCGACGTGAAACCTGCACGACCAGCATTTGCGACCGGCAGTGCGCCGTACCGGCGTGATATGTCATTCTAGTAATCACGCCTTAAAGTCTGAAAGATACATGGTGGCTCTAGAAATATGATATATGTGGTCGGAAATACTATCGGCATATGACAATCTGGATTTGATTCAAAGACGATGCGATCCATCCGAGGAGAGTAGCATAAGAATGTGTTTATGTCCAAAACATGCGGCTTTCGATTGCTTTGCCGACCATCTTTGAGTGTTCGGCTTTGTTGTTTTCCCGCCGAGATCAAGCCCGATGTTTATGGAACAAACAAGTAGGAGCGCGGAGTTCAGGatcctttgaaaaaaaaaaaaaaacctcgattAAACCTCCTCGTGCAATGGTAGCTTTTTACTGTCCCACGCATCGACTAGACTTTCAAATACTGGATGGTTCATATCTCTAGACACGGCCTCAAAAGAATGATGCACAAGTACATGATGATTCAAACTCGGAGACTTTGAGCCGGAAAATTAGATATGCCTATTGAGTATATTGAAATGTAAATTGCTAGCCCGACAACTTAATAGTATTGTCGACTATTTTCGATCATACGATATCTCAATCAacgagtattttatgcaaaacacacgacGATAGCGTGTGAATCTACTGATTGAAAAGACAGTACTGTAAGGGAGACATTTTCCTGTTTGAATCACCCCCTCTTGATTAATCTATGTCTACCGCTAGTATACCCAAATGGGCGGCTATAAATACGATCCCAAGACCACCCATTGCATCAGCTTATCTGCCCAGTCCCTGTGAAACGCAAAGTACTACCACTAGTACTACTCTCTCTCTACAACATGGCAATCTGAACCAGGGTGGGACCCTGTCATCTGAGACTGTCCTTTTTACTCTTTTCCCATAATTTCGTATGCATATAATCCCTCCTCCTCCTGGCCATTCCACGACAATCGCaaccccccaccaccaccagtCGCTGCCCCAACCTGCTGACTCCTATTTCGACCCCTTCCTCCCTTCTCCCCGACCTTATATacgctctctcgctctctcactctctctccctccattaTTTTACGTGGATCTCTCGCTTCTCGCTCGACCCGCGAACCAGAAGAACCAGACACACCCCGCttagagatcgagagagagagagagagactgagagATGATGCATAGGTGCAGCAGAGAGCCATGCCCCTGCGGCCCCTTCGCCAACCAGAGCGCTTCCTCCTTCTCCATGCTCTTCTCCAAGCCCTTCGACCACGACGACGACACCGACCTCTACtactcctcttcctcttcctcttcctcctccgtcGACTGCACCCTCTCCCTCGGCACTCCCTCCACCCGCCTCCTCGACGCCTCCTCCGACGACCACTCCAGGCGTAACGGCGAGCAGCACCGTCGTTCCTCCGTCTCCAACTTCTGCTGGGACGTGTTCCAGCCCAAGCACGCCCCGCACGGCAAGACCAGCCGCGGTGGCGGTAATCAgtcggcagcggcggcggcggcgagcgaTCCCCTTCTTGCTCGCCGCTGCGCCAACTGCGACACCACCTCCACTCCGCTCTGGCGCAACGGTCCGCGTGGCCCCAAGGTGCGTTTGCGGATTAATTATGTATCACGACATCGATACGTGTGTACTTACAACTGTTGCATAAGCTCTTgcattttagtttttctttttttttttgtctttttcgtGCATTGTATGTGATCGAGAATGTTTCACGTGTGTTGTTTCGAAAATCGTTCTGGTTTCTGCAATTTGTTTGATGGGAGTCccttttgtttactttttctttgCCTTGGTCGGTTCACGTGTTCATCAAGAGTGCGACGATTAGAATTCTCCGGACA contains:
- the LOC115740144 gene encoding GATA transcription factor 18; translation: MMHRCSREPCPCGPFANQSASSFSMLFSKPFDHDDDTDLYYSSSSSSSSSVDCTLSLGTPSTRLLDASSDDHSRRNGEQHRRSSVSNFCWDVFQPKHAPHGKTSRGGGNQSAAAAAASDPLLARRCANCDTTSTPLWRNGPRGPKSLCNACGIRFKKEERRAAASGGGGGVADAQQHMYGHQWVQHAQAASQKAPSCFSPATMPGHHHHEFRFMEDDVVGAARDSSDGGGISFLSWRLNVTDRPSLVHDFTR